Proteins from a genomic interval of uncultured Desulfuromusa sp.:
- a CDS encoding FKBP-type peptidyl-prolyl cis-trans isomerase, translating into MAVELGKKVKVVYTGTLDDGVVFGSSPEGAPLEFEVGADQVIPGVDQAVQQMSLGEIKKFRIGVNDAYGDHDPELIIKTDASQLGGVPELGQQILVPDADGNSTLLTVKSVSDEEILLDANHPLAGKDLNFELELVEVL; encoded by the coding sequence ATGGCAGTAGAATTAGGTAAAAAAGTAAAGGTTGTCTACACTGGGACTCTAGATGATGGAGTCGTTTTTGGTTCCTCCCCAGAGGGGGCACCACTTGAATTTGAGGTCGGTGCTGATCAAGTGATACCCGGAGTCGATCAGGCAGTCCAGCAAATGTCTCTTGGAGAGATCAAGAAATTTCGAATTGGAGTGAATGACGCTTACGGAGATCATGACCCCGAATTGATCATCAAAACAGATGCGAGTCAGCTTGGTGGAGTCCCAGAACTAGGGCAGCAGATCCTGGTGCCTGACGCTGATGGGAATTCTACGTTGCTGACTGTTAAGTCTGTGTCAGACGAAGAAATCCTTCTTGATGCAAATCATCCCTTAGCAGGAAAAGATCTTAATTTTGAACTGGAGTTGGTTGAGGTGCTGTAA
- a CDS encoding DUF3596 domain-containing protein translates to MGKIRVRKETGKLQFDFFYNGVRCREQSLLDDTPANRKRLETFMDQIDREIKQDSFDYAKYFPDSKNLSRFDQTSAVETTVVSVGEAQTELFKEWVKEWFQENEITWKISYQKTVQGNIDAHLVPWFGEKDVSHITKGDILKFRSSLAKVQIGKKTGLSISRINHIMTTLRQILGDAADRFHFSTPFVGIKPLKVPRTDVDPFTIEEVNLILSKVREDMKDYYTVRFFTGMRTGEIDGLQWKYVDFKRNEILIRETLVQMREEETKTIYSVREIKMSAPVMDALKRQYELTGHLGNNSKV, encoded by the coding sequence ATGGGTAAAATCAGGGTACGAAAAGAAACGGGAAAGCTGCAATTTGATTTTTTTTACAATGGCGTCCGCTGTCGTGAACAGTCGCTTCTTGACGACACCCCGGCAAACCGGAAGCGACTGGAAACTTTCATGGATCAGATCGATCGGGAGATCAAGCAGGACAGCTTCGATTACGCCAAGTATTTTCCCGACAGTAAGAACCTATCTCGCTTTGATCAGACATCCGCAGTTGAAACGACCGTCGTGTCGGTAGGAGAGGCTCAGACCGAACTGTTTAAAGAGTGGGTCAAGGAATGGTTCCAGGAGAACGAAATCACTTGGAAGATTTCTTACCAGAAAACCGTACAGGGCAATATCGACGCCCATCTTGTCCCCTGGTTCGGCGAAAAAGATGTCAGCCACATCACCAAGGGAGATATCCTAAAATTCCGGTCCTCACTCGCCAAAGTCCAGATCGGAAAAAAGACAGGGTTATCAATCAGTCGGATCAACCACATCATGACAACATTGCGTCAGATATTAGGTGATGCAGCCGACAGGTTTCATTTTAGCACGCCCTTTGTCGGGATCAAACCGCTAAAAGTTCCCCGGACCGATGTTGATCCTTTCACCATTGAAGAGGTCAACCTGATTTTATCCAAGGTCAGAGAGGACATGAAAGATTATTATACGGTTCGCTTTTTCACCGGCATGCGCACTGGAGAGATCGATGGATTGCAGTGGAAGTATGTTGATTTTAAGCGCAATGAGATTCTGATCCGTGAAACCTTAGTGCAGATGCGTGAAGAGGAGACCAAGACCATCTATTCGGTGCGTGAGATCAAGATGTCGGCCCCGGTGATGGATGCCCTGAAAAGGCAATATGAACTGACCGGGCATTTGGGAAATAATTCGAAAGTTTAA
- the umuD gene encoding translesion error-prone DNA polymerase V autoproteolytic subunit encodes MTVTQIGKSGTFPPLDIPLFLDHVPAGFPSPASDYCERKLDLNELCIKKPAATYFVRAQGDSMVDAGIFPGDILVVDRSLAAQHGDIIIAEFNGELTVKKLELTPVIRLVPMNNQHAPIDVPEESELEIFGVVTTSIHSLHRS; translated from the coding sequence ATGACAGTGACACAAATAGGTAAAAGCGGAACCTTTCCCCCTTTGGATATCCCTTTATTTCTCGATCATGTTCCAGCAGGCTTTCCGAGCCCGGCATCTGATTATTGTGAGCGGAAACTGGACCTGAATGAACTCTGCATCAAAAAACCGGCGGCGACCTATTTTGTCCGGGCACAAGGGGATTCCATGGTTGATGCCGGGATCTTTCCGGGGGACATCCTGGTGGTCGATCGCTCGCTTGCAGCACAGCATGGGGATATTATTATTGCTGAGTTCAATGGTGAGCTGACAGTCAAAAAATTAGAGCTGACCCCTGTTATCAGGCTGGTCCCGATGAATAATCAACATGCCCCGATCGATGTTCCGGAAGAGTCTGAGCTTGAAATCTTTGGCGTTGTCACCACATCGATCCATTCCTTACACAGATCATGA
- the umuC gene encoding translesion error-prone DNA polymerase V subunit UmuC, with amino-acid sequence MTTFALVDCNSFYASVERIFRPDLKNKPVLVLSNNDACCVAKSRECRALGIKTGDPLFKIQHLVNAHKITVFSSNYTLYADISARVMHTLESFSPRVEIYSIDECFMHLDGCKDLEQYARKIRDTVLQYTGIPVSVGMAPTKTLAKLANHAAKKYPQTGGVVDLTNSSRQKRLCELVPVKDVWGVGRRIGKRLENMGIRTALQLAQMDLKVVRQKFSIVLERTVRELNEESCIELEETPATRRQVICSRSFGSKMTEQGPMREAIAEFTTRGAEKLRKEKLRACVISVFIRTSPHANRPQYSKTATGRLIQASSDSRDFLHLAGKLFEQIWKEGYHYAKAGIILTEICPENQMQLSLLEPPKDSAASDRLMQTIDKINQTTNGKVQFGSQREEQDWFMNRTHLSPSYTTRWEDLPVAK; translated from the coding sequence ATGACAACTTTTGCCCTGGTCGACTGCAATTCGTTCTACGCCAGTGTCGAGCGAATCTTCCGCCCGGATCTAAAAAACAAACCCGTGCTGGTATTATCCAACAACGATGCCTGCTGCGTCGCCAAGTCAAGAGAATGCCGGGCTCTTGGGATCAAAACAGGAGATCCTCTATTCAAGATTCAGCACCTTGTCAACGCTCACAAAATTACTGTTTTTTCCAGCAACTATACCCTTTATGCGGATATATCAGCACGAGTCATGCACACCCTGGAATCCTTCTCACCCCGGGTTGAAATTTATTCAATTGACGAATGTTTCATGCACCTTGATGGCTGCAAAGACCTGGAACAGTACGCACGGAAGATCCGCGACACGGTTCTCCAATATACCGGCATTCCGGTCTCGGTCGGGATGGCACCAACCAAAACTCTTGCAAAACTCGCCAATCATGCGGCAAAAAAATATCCGCAGACCGGAGGTGTCGTCGATCTGACCAACTCTTCCAGGCAAAAGCGGTTATGTGAACTGGTGCCGGTCAAGGACGTATGGGGCGTTGGCAGGCGCATCGGTAAACGATTGGAAAATATGGGGATAAGAACAGCTCTCCAGTTAGCACAGATGGACCTGAAGGTTGTCCGCCAGAAATTCTCTATCGTCCTTGAACGTACCGTGCGGGAGCTGAATGAGGAAAGTTGCATCGAATTGGAAGAAACTCCGGCAACGCGCCGCCAGGTGATTTGTTCCCGCTCCTTCGGAAGCAAAATGACTGAACAGGGACCGATGCGCGAAGCCATTGCAGAATTTACAACGCGTGGAGCCGAGAAGTTACGTAAGGAAAAGCTGCGTGCCTGCGTTATCTCCGTATTTATCCGCACCAGCCCTCATGCCAACCGCCCTCAATATAGTAAGACAGCAACCGGCAGGCTGATACAAGCCAGCAGCGACAGTCGGGATTTCCTGCATCTGGCCGGAAAACTGTTCGAGCAGATATGGAAAGAGGGCTACCACTATGCCAAAGCAGGGATTATCCTGACCGAAATTTGTCCGGAAAACCAAATGCAGCTTTCTTTACTTGAACCGCCAAAAGACTCTGCCGCCTCTGACCGCTTGATGCAAACCATAGACAAGATTAACCAAACAACCAACGGAAAAGTCCAGTTCGGCTCACAGCGGGAGGAACAAGACTGGTTTATGAACCGGACACATCTTTCCCCGTCTTATACGACCAGATGGGAAGATCTCCCGGTTGCTAAATAA
- a CDS encoding MogA/MoaB family molybdenum cofactor biosynthesis protein: MKYNRVAILTLSDKGARGERVDESGPALSAWLADYGMITVKALIIPDEFDLIAQTLLDWAEQDIADLILTTGGTGVSPRDVTPEATMQVATRIIPGIGELMRTNSFKKTPMAALSRAVAVICGRSLIVNLPGSPKAAVENLEAAWPVLGHGIEKIRGDQRDCAGQHNW; this comes from the coding sequence ATGAAGTACAACAGGGTTGCTATACTAACGTTAAGTGACAAAGGAGCACGTGGGGAACGGGTTGATGAGAGTGGCCCCGCACTGTCTGCATGGCTTGCTGATTACGGGATGATAACCGTGAAAGCTTTGATTATTCCTGATGAGTTTGACCTTATCGCACAAACTCTTCTTGATTGGGCCGAGCAGGATATCGCCGATCTGATTCTGACCACAGGCGGAACCGGGGTTTCCCCACGCGATGTGACGCCAGAAGCGACTATGCAGGTGGCCACCAGGATAATTCCAGGAATTGGTGAACTTATGCGTACCAACAGTTTCAAGAAAACGCCGATGGCTGCGTTATCACGGGCTGTTGCGGTAATTTGTGGGCGATCTTTAATTGTTAATTTACCGGGAAGCCCCAAAGCCGCAGTGGAAAATCTGGAAGCCGCATGGCCGGTGCTTGGCCATGGGATCGAGAAAATCCGTGGCGACCAGCGGGATTGTGCCGGTCAGCACAATTGGTAG
- a CDS encoding diguanylate cyclase, which yields MTGKSRKKKVSLKTILICPYVALVICLAIAIGLLSYRTGSHAVKTVSEHLLQETVSRISQAVDRHVVGSVAALKTAFPEGMPAPASIESDFDSILTRLWIATSLHSDPNNYVYYGNIAGQAIGLYRHSNQLGELRVKYRAEDHRQRFNIEGLGGVPQFQSVEKELFDPRVRPWFQVARSTQKDIWTSVYIDFGTLELVSTRARRVLAADGTLAGVVATDMSLRSLNDFVGSLNISPNGLAFIIEPNGDLIASTVSPNIKTLADGQRVRVNAADSGHPLLNRIYQQLKSELSAGVDDLAVTTFFFDDDNGEQINVGFDLFEDNAGLKWVNVVALPDRDFMGGISQNVMLTVMIAVLATILVVLIGLRILHWVTTDLNTLSVAVNKVGSGLLEEPISIRRNDEIGMLATSFRAMQYRLQTDHLTGLPNRYAFEQMLNAAVEKSKNSTESEKFAIFFVDINDFKLVNDCYGHDAGDQALIELALRLRTNVRQEDFVARYAGDEFVVLLEGIQSRSDLRPIRKTLEVALAQPLISLEKTISIVSGAIGEAFFPEDGDNPQDLLVCADKRMYIHKDEIKHRRKMDQQQECSTEEDVRS from the coding sequence ATGACAGGAAAGAGCCGGAAGAAAAAAGTTTCATTGAAAACTATTCTGATCTGTCCCTATGTTGCGTTGGTGATTTGTCTGGCGATTGCCATCGGGTTGCTTTCGTATCGGACCGGTAGCCACGCAGTCAAGACGGTTTCTGAACATCTGTTGCAAGAAACAGTCAGTCGCATCAGCCAAGCTGTAGATCGACATGTTGTTGGTTCGGTGGCTGCGTTGAAGACGGCTTTTCCTGAAGGCATGCCGGCACCGGCTTCCATTGAGAGTGATTTTGACAGTATTCTTACGAGGCTGTGGATTGCGACTTCATTGCACTCCGATCCCAACAACTATGTTTATTACGGCAATATTGCCGGCCAGGCCATCGGGCTTTATCGCCACTCGAATCAGTTGGGAGAACTCAGGGTCAAGTATCGGGCCGAAGATCATCGTCAGCGTTTTAATATCGAAGGTCTTGGCGGGGTTCCACAGTTTCAGTCCGTTGAGAAAGAACTGTTTGATCCGCGGGTCCGCCCCTGGTTTCAGGTCGCGAGAAGTACTCAAAAAGATATCTGGACCTCTGTCTATATTGATTTCGGGACTCTGGAGCTGGTTTCCACCCGAGCCAGACGAGTCCTTGCTGCTGATGGCACCCTTGCCGGAGTTGTCGCGACCGATATGTCCCTGCGTTCGCTCAATGACTTTGTCGGTAGCCTCAATATTTCGCCTAATGGCCTTGCTTTTATCATTGAACCGAACGGTGATCTTATTGCATCAACGGTGAGTCCGAATATCAAGACCCTTGCCGATGGCCAGAGGGTTCGTGTCAATGCCGCTGATAGCGGTCATCCTCTGTTAAACCGGATTTATCAGCAGTTAAAATCGGAGCTGAGCGCAGGTGTGGATGATTTAGCGGTCACAACCTTCTTTTTCGATGATGATAATGGCGAGCAGATCAATGTGGGATTTGATTTGTTTGAAGACAATGCCGGCTTGAAGTGGGTCAATGTTGTCGCTCTGCCTGATCGTGATTTTATGGGAGGCATCAGCCAAAACGTCATGCTTACGGTGATGATCGCGGTTCTTGCTACAATTCTTGTCGTGCTGATAGGTTTACGCATTCTTCATTGGGTGACGACTGATCTGAATACCCTGTCTGTTGCGGTGAATAAAGTTGGCAGCGGGCTTCTCGAAGAACCTATCTCTATTCGTCGTAATGATGAGATCGGGATGCTGGCAACAAGCTTCCGGGCGATGCAATATCGGTTGCAGACCGATCATTTGACCGGGCTTCCCAATCGCTACGCATTTGAGCAGATGCTTAACGCAGCGGTCGAAAAATCAAAAAACAGTACAGAGAGTGAGAAATTTGCAATCTTTTTTGTCGATATCAACGATTTTAAATTGGTGAATGACTGTTACGGGCACGATGCCGGTGATCAGGCTTTGATTGAATTGGCGTTGCGTTTACGCACCAACGTCCGTCAGGAAGATTTTGTTGCCCGCTATGCCGGCGATGAGTTTGTCGTGTTGCTGGAAGGCATTCAATCCAGAAGCGATCTGAGACCGATTCGCAAAACCCTTGAAGTTGCTCTGGCACAACCTCTCATTTCTCTGGAGAAAACGATTTCAATCGTCAGTGGAGCTATTGGTGAGGCTTTTTTCCCGGAGGATGGAGATAATCCTCAAGATCTTCTGGTGTGCGCCGATAAAAGAATGTATATCCACAAGGACGAGATCAAGCACAGGAGGAAAATGGACCAGCAACAAGAGTGCAGCACAGAGGAGGACGTCAGGTCATAA
- a CDS encoding trigger factor, with amino-acid sequence MTVTMLKSSEEEALFKIEIDANTIENAITEEFIKSTEGKNKQSQGLPLSNRAMMANHPELDKIAAKALNNILPSYYMSALKELNLNPMTYPKIMPQETKLGDPCIVKIQIALEPKVTLGEYTELKASYVPIIVTDDDVKQQIEGIRKQRGAENDEKLIENLPFDSIEAFAEEVRTSLMSLAQESTERNIKKAVISKLIDVNPCQLKEEVVEQQIMLQINQFRQQIGGKKFDDYLKSTNKSLEDAKKEIRPEAETAVKKNLLLAAVADHLQLEITEEDIKKTLLQQENSIMDMALDFDARLKRLEETPGAKEQLVHTIRLEKATDYIIDKAVLNAEEPVRVLEERR; translated from the coding sequence ATGACAGTCACAATGCTGAAATCCAGTGAAGAAGAAGCGCTCTTCAAAATTGAAATCGACGCCAACACAATTGAAAACGCAATAACAGAGGAGTTCATAAAATCGACTGAGGGTAAAAACAAGCAATCACAAGGTCTTCCGTTAAGCAACCGGGCTATGATGGCGAATCATCCTGAGTTAGACAAAATAGCAGCCAAGGCCTTGAATAACATCCTCCCCTCTTACTACATGAGTGCCCTCAAGGAACTCAATCTAAATCCAATGACTTATCCGAAGATTATGCCGCAGGAAACCAAACTGGGAGACCCCTGTATCGTGAAAATCCAGATTGCCCTGGAGCCAAAAGTCACTTTGGGAGAATACACGGAACTGAAGGCGAGCTATGTCCCGATTATCGTCACAGATGATGATGTTAAACAGCAGATCGAAGGCATAAGAAAGCAAAGGGGAGCTGAAAATGATGAGAAGCTTATTGAAAATCTCCCCTTCGATTCGATAGAGGCGTTCGCAGAAGAAGTACGCACTTCGCTCATGTCACTCGCCCAGGAAAGCACCGAACGCAATATTAAAAAGGCAGTCATCAGTAAATTAATTGATGTGAACCCCTGCCAGCTTAAAGAAGAAGTCGTCGAGCAGCAAATCATGCTGCAGATCAATCAATTCCGCCAGCAAATCGGTGGAAAAAAGTTTGATGACTACCTCAAATCGACAAATAAGAGCTTAGAAGACGCTAAAAAAGAAATTCGCCCGGAAGCAGAGACCGCAGTTAAAAAAAATCTGCTGCTGGCCGCAGTTGCGGATCATCTGCAACTGGAAATCACGGAAGAAGACATCAAAAAAACCCTTTTACAGCAAGAAAATTCGATCATGGATATGGCCCTAGACTTCGATGCGCGCCTCAAACGCCTGGAAGAGACCCCTGGTGCTAAAGAGCAGCTCGTCCATACAATCCGTCTGGAAAAAGCGACTGATTACATCATTGACAAAGCGGTTCTGAATGCAGAGGAGCCCGTTCGGGTTCTGGAAGAGAGACGTTAA
- a CDS encoding OprD family outer membrane porin: MRVLVVSLLLLCLTAPAMAADNLKEMFANGTFKGKIELLHFTRDFDGGNTDRQDQAAGGVFYYKTDSFKGITLGGALATTNDLNSDDDKATYGLLAGGHESVTRLQEYYVQGDYFDTTVKIGAQELFTPFLFFHPVRMMPRTFRGASVVNKSVDNLKLMAFYLEDAADWDDDAFVNMSQIAGPIYANDGSVDDEAAIILGASYNLPIDGLKASVEAWGFKMDDVINQYYLKTKLSKKINDITVFGGMTYADQQDDGDALSIRFGDGETDIDTYQFGVNAGVAAYGFNFTAMYSKTGDDPIYDPWGYSKAIIQQVLNAGLLADEDAYGAKLSYNFGRLGVNGLSAYVFHAEYDGVEAVSRASVDSKETDFNVQYAFSGGLEGLGLRVRHAIVDNYYGKGFDAKDTRFFVTYKF, encoded by the coding sequence ATGAGAGTATTAGTTGTTAGTCTGTTGCTGCTTTGCCTGACCGCACCGGCCATGGCTGCGGACAATCTGAAAGAGATGTTTGCCAACGGAACATTTAAAGGCAAAATCGAACTGTTGCATTTTACCCGGGATTTTGATGGGGGGAACACAGATCGTCAGGACCAGGCTGCTGGTGGAGTTTTCTACTATAAAACCGATAGCTTTAAAGGGATCACCCTGGGTGGTGCTTTAGCCACGACCAATGACCTCAACAGTGATGATGATAAGGCAACTTATGGATTACTTGCCGGCGGGCATGAAAGTGTAACCCGTTTGCAGGAATACTATGTTCAGGGTGACTATTTCGATACCACAGTTAAAATCGGTGCACAGGAACTTTTTACTCCATTTTTGTTTTTCCATCCTGTTCGTATGATGCCTAGAACGTTCCGTGGTGCGTCTGTTGTTAATAAAAGTGTAGACAATCTTAAATTGATGGCTTTCTACCTTGAAGACGCAGCAGATTGGGACGACGATGCGTTTGTCAATATGTCGCAAATTGCAGGTCCGATTTATGCTAACGATGGCTCTGTAGATGATGAAGCCGCGATAATTTTGGGCGCTAGCTACAATCTTCCAATTGATGGCTTAAAGGCGAGTGTCGAAGCTTGGGGCTTCAAAATGGACGATGTCATTAATCAGTACTATCTCAAGACCAAGTTGAGTAAAAAAATCAATGACATAACAGTCTTTGGTGGCATGACGTATGCCGATCAACAAGATGATGGCGATGCTTTAAGTATTCGTTTCGGTGATGGTGAAACAGACATCGATACATACCAGTTTGGTGTCAATGCAGGTGTTGCAGCTTATGGCTTTAATTTCACGGCAATGTACTCAAAAACTGGTGACGATCCTATCTATGACCCATGGGGATACAGCAAAGCCATTATTCAGCAAGTTTTGAATGCAGGTCTGCTTGCTGATGAAGATGCATATGGCGCGAAACTTTCCTATAATTTCGGCCGCTTGGGTGTCAATGGATTGAGTGCTTATGTCTTCCATGCTGAGTATGATGGTGTTGAAGCTGTGTCGCGTGCATCGGTTGACTCGAAAGAAACAGACTTCAATGTCCAGTATGCTTTTTCGGGAGGTCTCGAAGGCCTTGGCTTGCGTGTAAGGCATGCCATTGTTGATAATTACTATGGTAAAGGTTTTGACGCAAAAGATACTCGTTTCTTTGTGACATACAAATTCTAA
- a CDS encoding DMT family transporter, translating into MPKTMALFFSLVGCLLVIGTDFNAVDYRGVVLAFMTAIFFSIYIVGNKIILDGVKPIVSLAYMAAFSVVFFTLKSLWEGTLSFQYSSVDVVPAVLLAIIPTLIGIIALFKALEILGASKSAIISSFEPVVTLVLAYFLVGDRITLIQSIGGVLILSSVFIVQRRCSQDDYATVRQAAKTVAE; encoded by the coding sequence ATGCCTAAAACAATGGCTCTATTTTTCTCTTTGGTAGGCTGTTTACTGGTTATTGGAACCGATTTTAACGCTGTTGATTATCGTGGGGTGGTATTGGCTTTTATGACAGCTATTTTTTTTAGTATTTACATCGTTGGCAATAAAATAATTCTGGATGGTGTTAAGCCGATTGTTTCTCTGGCATATATGGCAGCTTTTTCTGTTGTTTTCTTTACTCTTAAATCACTCTGGGAAGGAACTTTAAGCTTCCAATATTCTTCCGTTGATGTTGTGCCTGCGGTGTTGTTGGCCATTATCCCGACCCTGATTGGAATAATAGCTCTGTTTAAAGCTCTGGAAATTCTCGGTGCTTCAAAGTCGGCAATTATTTCTTCTTTTGAACCTGTTGTTACCTTAGTTCTTGCATATTTTCTGGTAGGAGACAGGATTACACTTATTCAGTCAATCGGTGGAGTTTTGATTCTAAGCAGTGTGTTTATCGTTCAAAGACGATGCTCTCAGGACGATTATGCCACTGTCCGGCAGGCAGCAAAGACTGTGGCTGAATAA
- a CDS encoding 3-deoxy-7-phosphoheptulonate synthase has translation MKQTENLNIRRFNPIISPEDLKQIFPLDGKTADFVLSSRQQIKDILYRRDQRLMVVVGPCSIHDSKAALEYADHLAQLKAEVQDKLYLVMRVYFEKPRTNVGWKGLINDPELNGTHPISKGLGLARQLLCNINSRGVAVANEVLDPIAPHFLADLISWGAIGARTTESQTHREMASGLSFPVGFKNSTDGNIKIALDAISTAARPHSFMGINRKGTISIVETTGNPDTHIVLRGGHDRPNYFPEDIEKVESLLKKANQKQTIMVDCSHGNSFKDYKQQHQVLSQVVDQRLQGNRSIRGIMIESNLNAGNQPLHNDVSKLKYGVSVTDACLDWESTRLMLLEAAKRLGEVKS, from the coding sequence ATGAAGCAAACAGAAAACCTGAATATCAGAAGGTTCAACCCGATAATTTCTCCAGAGGATCTAAAGCAGATCTTTCCTCTTGACGGGAAAACTGCGGATTTTGTTCTATCCTCTCGGCAACAGATCAAAGATATTCTTTATCGTCGAGATCAACGCCTTATGGTTGTCGTCGGCCCCTGTTCCATTCATGATTCCAAGGCTGCCCTGGAATATGCTGATCATCTGGCACAGCTAAAGGCTGAGGTTCAAGATAAGCTCTACCTGGTCATGAGAGTCTACTTTGAAAAACCACGCACGAATGTTGGATGGAAGGGATTGATTAACGATCCAGAGCTCAACGGAACTCATCCGATTTCCAAAGGCCTTGGGTTAGCACGACAACTCCTGTGCAATATCAACAGCCGGGGGGTTGCCGTTGCAAACGAAGTGCTCGACCCAATTGCCCCTCATTTTTTGGCAGACTTGATCAGCTGGGGGGCTATTGGGGCACGAACCACCGAATCTCAAACCCACAGAGAAATGGCCAGCGGCCTTTCATTTCCTGTCGGTTTTAAAAACAGTACTGACGGTAATATTAAAATAGCTCTTGATGCTATCAGCACTGCGGCACGACCTCACAGCTTCATGGGAATCAATCGCAAGGGAACCATTTCTATTGTTGAAACCACAGGAAATCCAGATACTCACATTGTCCTGCGAGGGGGGCATGACAGGCCAAACTATTTTCCCGAAGATATTGAGAAAGTTGAATCCCTGTTAAAGAAAGCCAACCAGAAACAGACCATTATGGTGGATTGCAGCCATGGGAATTCCTTCAAAGACTACAAACAACAGCATCAGGTCCTGTCGCAGGTTGTCGATCAACGGCTTCAAGGCAACCGTTCGATCCGCGGAATAATGATTGAAAGCAATTTGAACGCAGGGAACCAACCACTCCATAATGATGTCAGCAAGCTCAAGTATGGGGTTTCCGTAACAGATGCCTGTCTCGACTGGGAATCAACAAGGCTGATGCTGCTTGAAGCGGCCAAAAGGCTTGGAGAAGTAAAAAGCTGA
- a CDS encoding EamA family transporter, protein MELRHKGLLYIFISLVAAATITIITKIAILHGGNPSKILLLRFVIVVVFLFGYMQAKNISWRTSRKNFFGLIGLGFAYVNVSLLFFLSMKYISPSLGGG, encoded by the coding sequence ATGGAATTAAGACATAAGGGCCTGCTTTATATCTTCATATCTCTGGTAGCCGCAGCAACCATAACAATTATTACCAAAATAGCGATTTTGCACGGAGGCAATCCTTCAAAAATATTACTTCTCAGGTTTGTTATTGTTGTTGTGTTTTTGTTTGGTTATATGCAGGCCAAAAATATTTCCTGGCGAACAAGCAGAAAGAATTTTTTCGGTCTTATCGGGTTAGGCTTTGCCTATGTCAATGTTTCTCTCCTGTTCTTTTTATCAATGAAATACATTTCTCCCTCTCTTGGGGGGGGGTGA
- the fbp gene encoding class 1 fructose-bisphosphatase — MKINKSLGEFIVEKQADFPHAKGELSALLSAIKLASKIVNREINKAGLVDITGASGIENIQGEQQQKLDMYANEIFKNALIARGEVCGIASEEEDNFVFFDNKNSRNASYVVLMDPLDGSSNIDVNVSVGTIFSIYRRISPTDGPVAMEDFLQIGRKQVAAGYVIYGSSTMLVFTTGNGVHGFTYDPSIGMFCLSHESLTIPKTGKIYSINEGNYIKFPLGVKKYLKYCQEEDKATNRPYTSRYIGSLVADFHRNLLKGGIYIYPQTAQTPSGKLRLLYECNPIAFLAEQAGALATDGYNPILDLKPTELHQRVPFFTGSPEMMETVHRFMTDFKEDE; from the coding sequence ATGAAGATAAACAAATCACTGGGTGAATTTATCGTTGAAAAACAAGCCGACTTTCCTCACGCAAAGGGTGAGTTAAGTGCACTATTAAGTGCGATCAAACTTGCTTCAAAAATTGTTAACCGTGAAATTAACAAAGCGGGGCTCGTTGATATTACCGGTGCCAGTGGTATTGAAAACATTCAAGGGGAACAGCAACAAAAACTTGATATGTACGCGAATGAGATATTTAAAAATGCCCTCATCGCTCGTGGTGAAGTCTGTGGAATCGCATCTGAAGAAGAAGATAATTTTGTCTTTTTTGACAACAAAAACAGTCGCAATGCCAGCTATGTTGTTCTTATGGATCCATTGGATGGCTCATCAAATATTGATGTCAATGTCTCTGTCGGAACCATCTTCTCAATTTACCGCCGCATCTCTCCGACTGATGGCCCCGTAGCCATGGAGGATTTTTTACAGATCGGACGAAAACAGGTCGCTGCAGGTTATGTGATTTATGGCTCTTCAACCATGCTCGTGTTTACAACGGGCAACGGTGTTCATGGTTTCACCTATGATCCATCGATTGGCATGTTCTGCCTCTCTCATGAATCCCTTACAATTCCCAAAACAGGCAAGATTTATTCAATCAATGAAGGGAATTATATCAAGTTCCCATTAGGTGTAAAAAAATACCTGAAATATTGCCAGGAAGAGGACAAAGCAACAAACCGTCCTTATACTTCGCGTTACATCGGTTCCCTGGTTGCTGATTTTCACCGCAATCTGCTCAAAGGGGGGATCTATATTTACCCGCAAACAGCACAGACACCATCCGGTAAATTGCGGTTATTATATGAGTGCAATCCCATTGCTTTTCTGGCAGAGCAAGCCGGGGCGTTAGCGACTGACGGGTACAATCCCATTCTTGATTTGAAGCCCACAGAGTTACATCAGCGGGTTCCCTTTTTTACAGGATCACCGGAGATGATGGAAACAGTACACCGGTTCATGACGGACTTTAAAGAAGACGAATGA